A single Dunckerocampus dactyliophorus isolate RoL2022-P2 chromosome 2, RoL_Ddac_1.1, whole genome shotgun sequence DNA region contains:
- the LOC129177387 gene encoding solute carrier family 2, facilitated glucose transporter member 11-like, with protein MLLMKPTGNPQPEETSKPSSDRTLALTVCSAAIGGTFQYGYNISIVNAPTRYIQTFINDTYTSRYGTGLGAPHVTLVWTVIVSAFSLGGLLGALLAGPMAVHFGRKKSLLLNNSFLIVGAALVLLCRIARSFEMIIFARFLVGINSGVSMNVQPMYFGESAPKHLRGAVAFSSAVFTAFGIFLGQVVGLTEILGTEHLWPYLLASNMLPGVIQMLTLPWFPESPKYLLIDRGDRVACVQALERLRGGVAPAVEIQEMLEERQRQLNAGSASSAKTPWSLFKDRDLRSQLRTVMVASSSMMLCGNDSIYFYASYIFAEAGIPTDKIQYATIGTGASELTASILSNLLIERVGRKGLLIGGYTLMSCWAVVITVALTLQRQEVEGMSYLSMVCVFAYILSFGLGPAGVTGILPAEIFDQSARPAAYMVAGSLMWLSLFLLGMLFPFIISSFGSLCFLPFLAVCLASAVFFGITFPETKGKSLAEITAEFHRRNGKEEKRSMKDHNKMDEIGSFSTSAEDMNHENSP; from the coding sequence ATGCTTCTCATGAAGCCAACAGGAAATCCTCAACCAGAAGAAACCAGCAAACCATCAAGTGACAGAACACTTGCTCTGACGGTGTGCTCTGCTGCCATTGGAGGCACCTTCCAGTATGGATACAATATTTCAATTGTAAACGCTCCAACCAGGTACATCCAGACTTTCATCAATGATACCTACACATCACGCTACGGCACAGGCTTGGGAGCTCCCCATGTAACTCTGGTGTGGACTGTTATCGTATCAGCGTTCTCGCTGGGAGGTTTGCTTGGGGCCCTGCTGGCCGGCCCAATGGCTGTTCACTTTGGGAGGAAGAAGTCTCTGCTTTTGAACAACTCATTTTTGATTGTAGGTGCAGCCTTAGTTCTTCTGTGCAGGATTGCAAGATCATTCGAGATGATCATCTTCGCCAGGTTCCTTGTGGGGATTAATTCAGGTGTGAGTATGAATGTCCAACCTATGTACTTTGGAGAAAGCGCCCCCAAACACCTCAGAGGAGCTGTGGCTTTTTCCTCTGCTGTTTTCACTGCTTTTGGGATTTTCTTGGGCCAAGTTGTGGGACTTACTGAGATATTGGGCACAGAGCATCTCTGGCCTTATTTACTAGCCAGCAACATGCTTCCAGGAGTGATCCAGATGCTTACACTACCCTGGTTTCCCGAAAGCCCCAAATATCTGCTCATTGACCGTGGAGACAGAGTAGCATGCGTCCAGGCTCTTGAAAGACTCCGTGGTGGTGTGGCTCCAGCTGTGGAAATACAGGAAATGCTTGAAGAACGGCAGAGACAATTAAATGCTGGATCTGCATCTTCTGCTAAGACACCTTGGTCCCTTTTTAAGGATCGTGACCTGCGATCCCAACTCAGAACAGTCATGGTGGCCAGTAGTTCCATGATGCTTTGTGGCAATGACTCCATCTACTTCTATGCTTCTTACATCTTCGCTGAGGCAGGCATCCCTACAGATAAAATCCAGTATGCAACCATTGGAACAGGAGCATCTGAACTGACTGCTTCTATACTGAGCAACCTCCTGATTGAACGAGTGGGCCGGAAGGGTCTTCTCATAGGAGGCTACACTCTGATGTCATGCTGGGCTGTCGTCATCACAGTAGCCCTCACACTGCAAAGACAAGAAGTAGAAGGGATGTCGTACCTCAGCATGGTATGTGTGTTCGCCTATATCCTTAGTTTTGGTTTGGGCCCTGCAGGTGTGACAGGTATCCTACCAGCAGAGATCTTTGACCAATCGGCCCGACCGGCAGCATACATGGTCGCCGGATCACTAATGTGGCTCAGTCTGTTCCTGCTGGGAATGTTGTTTCCCTTCATCATCAGCAGTTTTGGGAGCCTTTGCTTCCTGCCGTTCTTGGCTGTGTGTTTGGCGTCAGCTGTGTTTTTTGGGATCACGTTCCCAGAGACGAAAGGCAAGAGCCTGGCGGAGATTACGGCAGAGTTTCATCGAAGGAATGGAAAGGAGGAGAAGAGGTCCATGAAGGATCACAACAAGATGGATGAGATTGGCTCGTTTTCTACCTCAGCAGAAGATATGAACCATGAGAACAGTCCCTGA
- the LOC129177389 gene encoding RNA-binding protein with serine-rich domain 1-B-like isoform X2, which produces MAPSPTKKKEDDKSKQRGKQKSGALKDGADKDRGRVQIKTRRGASSRSSSSSSSSSSGSSSGSSSGTSTSASSHSGSSSSRSSSSSSSSPSPSRQRHNKRRSRSKSKLAKKDDRERRKRSPAPKPTKVYLGRLTRNVIKEHIQEIFSTYGKIKMIDMPMNRVHPHLSKGYAYIEFETPEEAEKALKHMDGGQIDGQEITVIAVLTPTVRAPPRRLSPPRRMPPPPPMWRRTPPRMRRRSPRSPRRRSPVRRRSRSPGRHRHRSRSSSNSSR; this is translated from the exons AT GGCACCTTCGCCAACCAAAAAGAAAGAGGATGACAAGAGTAAACAACGAGGTAAACAGAAATCTGGGGCCTTGAAAGATGGGGCTGACAAAGATCGGGGCAGAGTACAGATCAAAACACGACGTGGTGCTTCCAGTAGGAGCAGCAG TTCCAGCTCCAGTAGCAGCTCGGGTTCTAGTTCCGGCTCTTCCAGTGGCACCAGCACTTCTGCCTCCAGCCACTCAGGTTCTTCCAGCTCCCGCTCATCTTCTTCCTCATCGTCCTCGCCAAGCCCCAGCCGTCAGCGACACAACAAGCGACGCTCCCGCTCAAA GTCCAAGTTGGCCAAGAAAGATGATCGGGAACGTCGAAAGAGGAGTCCCGCTCCAAAACCCACCAAGGTCTACCTGGGCCGGCTGACAAGAAATGTCATCAAG GAGCACATCCAGGAGATCTTCTCCACCTATGGCAAGATCAAGATGATTGACATGCCCATGAACCGTGTCCACCCTCACCTGTCCAAAGGCTACGCCTACATTGAGTTTGAGACGCCTGAAGAAGCAGAAAAGGCACTTAAACACATGGATGGAG GACAGATTGATGGCCAGGAGATAACAGTCATTGCTGTCCTGACACCTACGGTGCGCGCCCCCCCTCGCAGGCTGTCCCCTCCCCGCAGGATGCCACCTCCACCCCCGATGTGGAGACGCACTCCGCCTCGGATGAGGAGAAG GTCTCCACGGTCGCCACGACGGCGCTCTCCAGTCAGGCGTAGGTCCAGATCACCTGGCCGCCATCGCCACCGGTCTCGTTCCAGTTCCAACTCCTCCCGTTAG
- the LOC129177389 gene encoding RNA-binding protein with serine-rich domain 1-B-like isoform X1 — MAPSPTKKKEDDKSKQRGKQKSGALKDGADKDRGRVQIKTRRGASSRSSSSSSSSSSGSSSGSSSGTSTSASSHSGSSSSRSSSSSSSSPSPSRQRHNKRRSRSKSKLAKKDDRERRKRSPAPKPTKVYLGRLTRNVIKVMAKHREHIQEIFSTYGKIKMIDMPMNRVHPHLSKGYAYIEFETPEEAEKALKHMDGGQIDGQEITVIAVLTPTVRAPPRRLSPPRRMPPPPPMWRRTPPRMRRRSPRSPRRRSPVRRRSRSPGRHRHRSRSSSNSSR, encoded by the exons AT GGCACCTTCGCCAACCAAAAAGAAAGAGGATGACAAGAGTAAACAACGAGGTAAACAGAAATCTGGGGCCTTGAAAGATGGGGCTGACAAAGATCGGGGCAGAGTACAGATCAAAACACGACGTGGTGCTTCCAGTAGGAGCAGCAG TTCCAGCTCCAGTAGCAGCTCGGGTTCTAGTTCCGGCTCTTCCAGTGGCACCAGCACTTCTGCCTCCAGCCACTCAGGTTCTTCCAGCTCCCGCTCATCTTCTTCCTCATCGTCCTCGCCAAGCCCCAGCCGTCAGCGACACAACAAGCGACGCTCCCGCTCAAA GTCCAAGTTGGCCAAGAAAGATGATCGGGAACGTCGAAAGAGGAGTCCCGCTCCAAAACCCACCAAGGTCTACCTGGGCCGGCTGACAAGAAATGTCATCAAGGTGATGGCTAAACATCGG GAGCACATCCAGGAGATCTTCTCCACCTATGGCAAGATCAAGATGATTGACATGCCCATGAACCGTGTCCACCCTCACCTGTCCAAAGGCTACGCCTACATTGAGTTTGAGACGCCTGAAGAAGCAGAAAAGGCACTTAAACACATGGATGGAG GACAGATTGATGGCCAGGAGATAACAGTCATTGCTGTCCTGACACCTACGGTGCGCGCCCCCCCTCGCAGGCTGTCCCCTCCCCGCAGGATGCCACCTCCACCCCCGATGTGGAGACGCACTCCGCCTCGGATGAGGAGAAG GTCTCCACGGTCGCCACGACGGCGCTCTCCAGTCAGGCGTAGGTCCAGATCACCTGGCCGCCATCGCCACCGGTCTCGTTCCAGTTCCAACTCCTCCCGTTAG
- the LOC129167853 gene encoding solute carrier family 2, facilitated glucose transporter member 11-like has protein sequence MKPTENPQPHETSKPSSDRTLALTVCSAAIGGTFQYGYNISVINSPTGYIQTFINDTYTARWGTGLETPHVTLVWTLIVSAFSLGGLLGALLAGPMAVHFGRKKSLLLNNSFLFVGGLFFLLCRVARSFEMIILARFLMGINSGVSMNVQPMYFGESAPKNLRGAVAFSSAVFTAFGIFIGQVVGLTDVLGAEPLWPYLLASNMLAGMIQMLTLPWFPESPKYLLIDRGDRVACVQALERLRGGVAPAVEIQEMLEEQKRQSNAGPAPSAKTPWSLLKDRDLRSQLRTVMVASSSMMLCGIDSIYFYASYIFAEAGIPTDKIQYATIGTGASELTATILSNLLIERVGRKGLLIGGYTLMSCWAVVFTVALTLQRQGVEGMSYISMVCVFSYILSFGLGPAGVTGILPAELFDQSARPAAYTVAGSLLWLNQLLVGMLFPFIVTNLGTVCLLPFLAVCLVSAVFLGFTFPETKGKTLAEITAEFDKKNGQRKERPHEGLSRLLLYLTRRSSSL, from the coding sequence ATGAAGCCAACAGAAAATCCTCAACCACATGAAACCAGCAAACCATCAAGTGACAGAACACTTGCTCTGACGGTGTGCTCTGCTGCCATTGGAGGCACCTTCCAGTATGGATACAATATTTCAGTCATTAACTCCCCCACAGGCTACATCCAGACTTTCATCAATGATACCTACACAGCACGCTGGGGTACAGGCTTGGAAACTCCCCATGTGACTCTGGTGTGGACTCTTATTGTATCGGCTTTCTCGCTGGGAGGTTTGCTTGGGGCCCTGCTGGCCGGCCCCATGGCTGTCCATTTTGGGAGGAAGAAGTCTCTGCTTTTGAAcaactcatttttatttgtaggaggtttgttttttcttctgtgCAGGGTTGCAAGATCATTTGAGATGATCATCTTGGCTAGGTTCCTCATGGGGATTAATTCAGGTGTGAGTATGAATGTCCAGCCTATGTACTTTGGAGAAAGCGCCCCCAAAAATCTCAGAGGAGCTGTGGCTTTTTCCTCTGCTGTTTTCACCGCTTTTGGGATTTTCATTGGTCAAGTTGTGGGACTGACTGATGTGTTGGGCGCAGAGCCTCTCTGGCCTTACTTACTAGCCAGCAACATGCTTGCCGGCATGATCCAGATGCTTACACTACCCTGGTTCCCCGAAAGCCCCAAATATCTGCTCATTGACCGTGGAGACAGAGTAGCATGCGTCCAGGCTCTTGAAAGACTCCGTGGTGGTGTGGCTCCAGCTGTGGAAATACAGGAAATGCTTGAAGAACAGAAGAGGCAATCAAATGCTGGTCCTGCACCTTCTGCTAAGACACCTTGGTCCCTTTTAAAGGATCGTGACCTGCGATCCCAACTCAGAACGGTCATGGTGGCCAGTAGTTCCATGATGCTTTGTGGCATTGACTCCATCTACTTCTATGCTTCTTACATCTTCGCTGAGGCAGGCATCCCTACAGATAAAATCCAGTATGCAACCATTGGAACAGGAGCATCTGAACTTACTGCTACTATACTGAGCAACCTCCTGATTGAACGCGTGGGCCGGAAGGGTCTTCTCATAGGAGGCTACACTCTGATGTCATGCTGGGCTGTTGTCTTCACAGTAGCCCTCACACTGCAAAGACAAGGAGTAGAAGGGATGTCGTACATCAGCATGGTATGCGTGTTCTCCTACATCCTTAGTTTTGGTTTAGGCCCTGCAGGTGTGACAGGTATCCTACCAGCAGAACTCTTTGACCAGTCAGCCCGACCTGCAGCATACACGGTCGCCGGATCTCTACTGTGGCTCAATCAGCtcctagtgggaatgttgttccCTTTTATCGTCACCAATCTGGGGACAGTTTGCCTGCTGCCGTTCTTAGCTGTGTGTTTGGTGTCAGCTGTGTTTTTGGGGTTCACGTTTCCAGAGACGAAGGGCAAGACCCTGGCAGAGATTACAGCAgagtttgacaaaaaaaatggacaaaggaAGGAGAGGCCTCATGAAGGATTAAGTCGGCTCCTCCTCTACCTTACCAGAAGATCCTCATCTTTGTGA